From one Bacteroides eggerthii genomic stretch:
- the rsgA gene encoding ribosome small subunit-dependent GTPase A — MRGLVIKNTGSWYLVKTDEGTYVECKIKGNFRLKGIRSTNPVAVGDYVQIILNQEGTAFINEIEDRKNYIIRRSSNLSKQSHILAANLDQCMLVVTVNYPETSTTFIDRFLASAEAYRVPVNIIFNKTDAYNEDELRYLDGLIRLYTTIGYPCFKVSAKTGEGVDTIKEELKGRITLFSGHSGVGKSTLINTILPELDIKTGKISAYHNKGMHTTTFSEMFPVPGNGYIIDTPGIKGFGTFDMEEEEIGHYFPEIFKVSANCRYNNCTHRHEPGCAVRDAVEQHYISESRYASYLNMLEDKEEGKYRAAY, encoded by the coding sequence TTGAGGGGACTCGTTATTAAAAACACAGGAAGTTGGTATTTAGTAAAGACCGACGAAGGAACATACGTTGAGTGTAAAATCAAAGGCAACTTCCGTCTGAAAGGCATCCGAAGCACCAACCCGGTGGCAGTAGGCGACTACGTACAAATCATACTGAATCAAGAAGGTACGGCTTTCATCAATGAAATTGAAGACCGGAAGAACTACATCATCCGTCGCTCATCCAACTTATCCAAACAATCCCATATCCTCGCTGCCAACCTCGACCAATGCATGCTGGTGGTAACGGTGAATTATCCGGAAACGTCCACTACATTCATAGACCGCTTCCTTGCCTCGGCCGAAGCATACCGCGTCCCGGTCAACATCATATTCAATAAAACAGACGCCTACAACGAAGATGAGCTTCGCTATCTGGACGGGCTTATCCGCCTTTATACCACCATCGGCTACCCTTGCTTCAAGGTATCTGCCAAAACCGGCGAAGGCGTCGACACGATAAAGGAAGAACTCAAAGGAAGAATAACCCTCTTCTCCGGACACTCCGGAGTAGGAAAATCCACCCTCATCAACACCATTCTGCCGGAGCTGGACATCAAAACCGGCAAAATCTCCGCCTACCACAATAAAGGTATGCACACCACTACCTTCTCTGAAATGTTTCCCGTACCGGGCAACGGCTACATCATCGACACACCGGGCATAAAAGGCTTTGGCACATTCGACATGGAAGAGGAAGAGATAGGACATTATTTCCCGGAAATATTTAAAGTCTCCGCCAACTGCCGCTATAATAACTGTACCCACCGCCATGAACCGGGATGCGCCGTACGCGATGCGGTGGAGCAGCATTACATCAGCGAATCCCGCTACGCCTCCTATCTGAACATGCTGGAAGACAAAGAAGAAGGGAAATACAGGGCAGCGTATTAA
- the frr gene encoding ribosome recycling factor produces MKDVKDILDEAQEKMDMAVMYLEESLAHIRAGKADVRLLDGIRVDSYGSMVPINNVAAVTTPDARSIAIKPWDKSMFRVIEKAIIDSDLGIMPENNGEIIRIGIPPLTEERRKQLAKQCKNESETAKVSVRNARRDAIDALKKSVKEGLAEDAQKGGEEKLQKIHDKYIKQIDDMLAAKDKEIMTV; encoded by the coding sequence ATGAAAGACGTAAAAGACATCTTAGACGAAGCACAAGAGAAAATGGATATGGCCGTAATGTATCTGGAAGAATCATTAGCCCACATTCGTGCCGGGAAAGCCGATGTTCGTTTGCTGGACGGTATCCGCGTTGACTCTTACGGAAGCATGGTTCCCATCAACAACGTAGCAGCCGTAACCACTCCGGACGCCCGCAGTATCGCTATCAAGCCATGGGACAAAAGCATGTTTCGCGTCATTGAAAAGGCAATCATAGACTCCGACCTCGGTATCATGCCCGAAAACAACGGTGAGATTATCCGTATCGGCATTCCTCCGTTGACGGAAGAGCGTCGTAAGCAACTTGCCAAACAATGTAAGAACGAAAGCGAAACAGCTAAAGTCAGCGTACGCAACGCACGCCGCGATGCTATCGATGCCTTGAAGAAATCCGTAAAGGAAGGACTGGCTGAAGATGCACAAAAAGGCGGTGAGGAAAAGCTGCAAAAGATACACGACAAGTATATCAAGCAGATTGACGATATGCTGGCCGCAAAGGACAAAGAGATTATGACAGTATAA
- the pyrH gene encoding UMP kinase has product MATYKRILLKLSGESLMGEKQYGIDEKRLAEYAAQIKEIHELGVQIGIVIGGGNIFRGLSGANKGFDRVKGDQMGMLATVINSLALSSALVATGVKARVLTAVRMEPIGEFYNKWKAIECMEAGEVVIMSAGTGNPFFTTDTGSSLRGIEIEADVMLKGTRVDGIYTADPEKDPTAKKFHDITYDEVLKRGLKVMDLTATCMCKENNLPIIVFDMDTVGNLKKVMQGEEIGTLVHN; this is encoded by the coding sequence ATGGCAACATACAAAAGAATCTTATTGAAACTCAGCGGTGAAAGCCTGATGGGAGAAAAGCAATACGGCATTGATGAAAAACGTCTTGCCGAATATGCGGCACAGATTAAGGAAATTCATGAACTGGGCGTACAAATCGGTATCGTCATCGGCGGCGGAAACATTTTCCGCGGGCTGAGTGGCGCCAACAAAGGCTTCGATCGCGTAAAAGGCGACCAGATGGGCATGCTGGCAACCGTTATCAACAGCCTTGCCTTGAGTTCGGCATTGGTAGCGACAGGCGTAAAGGCACGCGTACTGACGGCGGTCCGCATGGAACCTATCGGCGAATTCTACAACAAATGGAAAGCCATCGAGTGCATGGAAGCAGGCGAGGTGGTCATCATGTCTGCCGGAACGGGCAATCCGTTCTTCACGACTGACACCGGCTCCAGCCTCCGCGGTATTGAAATCGAAGCGGATGTCATGCTGAAAGGGACACGCGTTGACGGCATCTATACCGCCGATCCGGAAAAAGACCCTACGGCCAAGAAGTTCCACGACATTACCTACGACGAAGTGCTGAAACGCGGTCTGAAAGTCATGGACCTTACAGCTACCTGCATGTGCAAGGAGAACAACCTGCCCATTATTGTCTTTGACATGGACACCGTAGGCAATCTGAAGAAAGTGATGCAAGGCGAAGAAATAGGAACGCTGGTGCACAACTAA
- a CDS encoding heavy metal translocating P-type ATPase, producing MANKDIVQETFPVLGMSCASCSARVEKTLNHQPGVRKAVVNYASAMATVEYDLQNCSPETLQQAVQAAGYDLLIKQDENMPDEVEQAHDKKYRALKFRTTWAIALSVPVMLIGMFFMDMPYANPVMWLLSTPIVFWQGRGFFASAWKQLKHGSANMDTLVANSTGIAYLFSLFNMLFPEFWLERGIHPHVYFEAASVIIAFILLGRLLEEKAKGNTSSAIRKLMGLQPKTVTVITGSSSERIVPIEQIRPGDIILVKPGERIAVDGIVTEGSSYVDESMLSGEPVAVAKQKDAKVFAGTINQKGSFRFSAEKVGTDTLLAKIIHMVQDAQGSKAPVQQLVDRIAAIFVPVIIGIAVLSFVAWILLDGQNGFTHGLLALVTVLIIACPCALGLATPTAIMVGIGKGAERGILIKDAESLEIAKKIDTVVLDKTGTVTEGKPVVGDWIQAAQAADTEDIFYSLEKLSEHPLAEAVVRHFRNARTVKIDNFESITGRGVRGEWNGKTYYAGNRKLLEEHRISISQSLCEGAARLTADAQTVIWFADHEKALAIAGITDRIKPTSIQAVSELQSAGIEVYMLTGDNEATAQEIARKAGILHYKAGVLPQEKAAFIGNLQKNGKKVAMVGDGINDSAALAQADLSIAMGGGSDIAMDVAKMTIISSDLTKIPEALKLSKLTVRTIRQNLFWAFIYNIIGVPVAAGVLYPVNGFLLNPMIAGAAMAFSSVSVVTNSLRLKRKKIEIAESPAIGNAAKPDNEVKPLTKKVMKKEFKVEGMMCNHCRMHVEKALNGMDGVHATVSLNPPVATVEFSEGEKTLDELQAAVSAEAGDYTLKE from the coding sequence ATGGCAAATAAAGACATTGTTCAAGAAACTTTTCCCGTATTAGGGATGAGTTGCGCTTCATGTTCCGCACGAGTGGAAAAGACGCTGAATCATCAGCCCGGCGTCCGAAAAGCGGTCGTAAACTACGCTTCGGCAATGGCAACTGTGGAATACGACCTTCAAAACTGTTCACCCGAAACCTTGCAGCAGGCCGTACAGGCTGCCGGATACGACTTACTGATAAAGCAGGATGAAAATATGCCGGACGAAGTGGAACAGGCGCACGACAAAAAGTATCGCGCACTGAAATTCCGTACCACATGGGCCATCGCCCTGTCCGTACCGGTCATGCTCATCGGCATGTTCTTCATGGATATGCCGTATGCCAATCCCGTCATGTGGCTGCTTTCCACTCCCATCGTCTTTTGGCAGGGAAGAGGCTTCTTCGCCAGTGCATGGAAACAACTGAAACATGGCAGCGCCAACATGGACACACTGGTGGCCAACAGTACCGGGATAGCCTACCTGTTCAGCCTGTTCAACATGCTTTTCCCCGAATTCTGGCTGGAAAGGGGCATTCACCCGCACGTTTACTTCGAAGCTGCAAGCGTCATCATCGCCTTTATCCTGCTGGGACGCCTGCTGGAGGAAAAGGCCAAAGGAAACACTTCCTCCGCAATCAGGAAACTCATGGGACTGCAACCCAAAACAGTTACAGTCATCACCGGTTCTTCGTCGGAAAGGATTGTCCCGATTGAACAAATCCGTCCCGGCGACATCATCTTAGTGAAACCGGGAGAAAGGATTGCCGTAGACGGCATAGTTACGGAAGGCAGCTCGTATGTGGACGAAAGCATGCTGAGTGGCGAACCGGTAGCGGTAGCCAAACAAAAGGATGCCAAAGTCTTTGCCGGAACAATCAACCAGAAAGGAAGTTTCCGGTTCAGCGCGGAAAAGGTGGGAACGGATACGCTGCTGGCTAAAATCATCCACATGGTACAAGATGCACAAGGCAGCAAAGCCCCCGTTCAGCAGTTGGTGGACAGGATTGCCGCCATCTTCGTGCCGGTCATCATCGGAATTGCCGTATTATCATTCGTAGCTTGGATACTGCTGGACGGACAGAACGGATTTACGCATGGACTGCTGGCACTGGTTACGGTACTCATCATTGCCTGCCCATGCGCACTGGGACTTGCCACCCCTACCGCCATTATGGTAGGCATCGGTAAAGGTGCGGAAAGAGGCATCCTGATAAAAGACGCCGAAAGTCTGGAAATCGCCAAAAAGATTGATACGGTGGTACTGGACAAAACCGGAACAGTGACCGAAGGAAAACCGGTGGTCGGTGATTGGATACAAGCTGCGCAGGCGGCGGACACAGAAGACATTTTTTACAGCTTGGAGAAATTGTCGGAACATCCGCTTGCCGAAGCGGTAGTCCGCCACTTTAGAAATGCCCGGACTGTGAAGATCGATAACTTTGAGAGTATCACCGGCAGAGGCGTACGAGGCGAATGGAACGGAAAAACCTATTATGCCGGTAACCGTAAATTGCTGGAAGAACACCGGATTAGCATCAGTCAATCACTGTGTGAGGGCGCTGCCCGCCTGACGGCGGATGCACAAACCGTCATCTGGTTTGCCGACCATGAAAAAGCATTGGCAATAGCAGGCATTACAGACCGCATCAAACCGACATCCATACAGGCCGTCAGCGAATTGCAGTCAGCCGGCATCGAAGTCTATATGCTGACGGGCGACAATGAAGCCACCGCCCAGGAAATTGCCCGCAAAGCCGGTATCCTCCATTATAAGGCAGGAGTCTTGCCGCAAGAAAAAGCAGCCTTTATCGGCAACTTGCAGAAGAACGGCAAGAAAGTGGCAATGGTGGGCGACGGCATCAACGACAGCGCAGCCCTGGCACAAGCCGACCTCAGTATCGCCATGGGCGGAGGAAGCGACATCGCAATGGATGTAGCCAAAATGACTATCATATCTTCCGACCTGACCAAAATACCGGAAGCGCTGAAACTCTCCAAGCTGACCGTACGCACCATTCGTCAAAATCTGTTTTGGGCATTTATCTATAACATAATAGGTGTACCCGTCGCAGCCGGCGTGCTCTACCCTGTCAACGGTTTCCTGCTGAATCCCATGATAGCAGGCGCTGCCATGGCATTCAGCAGTGTCAGCGTAGTTACCAACAGCCTGCGGCTGAAGAGGAAAAAGATAGAAATAGCAGAAAGCCCCGCCATCGGCAACGCGGCAAAGCCTGACAATGAAGTGAAACCATTGACAAAGAAAGTCATGAAGAAAGAATTCAAAGTGGAAGGCATGATGTGCAACCACTGCCGCATGCATGTGGAAAAAGCATTGAACGGCATGGACGGCGTACATGCCACTGTGAGCCTTAATCCCCCGGTGGCAACCGTAGAGTTTTCGGAAGGAGAAAAAACACTGGATGAATTGCAAGCCGCAGTAAGCGCGGAAGCCGGTGACTATACGCTGAAAGAATAA
- a CDS encoding MATE family efflux transporter, whose product MKHIDRQILQIALPSIVSNITVPLLGLIDVAIVGHLGSPAYIGALAVGGMLFNIIYWIFGFLRMGTSGMTSQAYGKRDLPEIVRLLMRSVGIGLAVALCLILLQVPIRQAAFLIIHPTAEVREMATLYFHICIWGAPAMLGLYGLSGWFIGMQNSRIPMYIAITQNIVNIIASLSFVCFFKMKVEGVAFGTLIAQYAGFIMGLVLWMSRYGKLKKYILWKGVLQKEAMMRFFQVNRDIFLRTLCLVTVTLFFTSAGASQGEIILAVNTLLMQLFTLFSYVMDGFAYAGEALSGRYIGARNRKAFTNTTRHLFIWGGWLAAFFTLVYALGGNAFLGLLTDNKDVVSAAGTYFYWALAIPVAGIAAFIWDGIFIGATATRGMLASMAIAAICFFVVYYGLRPVLGNHALWLAFLVYLAMRGVVQTLLSPKIIKENFTQP is encoded by the coding sequence ATGAAGCATATAGACAGACAGATATTGCAGATAGCCCTGCCTTCCATCGTATCGAATATAACCGTACCTTTGCTTGGTCTAATCGATGTGGCTATCGTAGGCCACCTCGGATCTCCCGCCTATATAGGAGCCCTTGCGGTAGGCGGCATGCTGTTCAATATCATCTATTGGATATTCGGCTTTTTGCGCATGGGAACCAGCGGTATGACATCACAGGCTTATGGTAAACGGGATTTACCGGAAATTGTTCGGTTGCTGATGCGTTCCGTAGGCATAGGACTGGCCGTAGCGCTTTGCCTCATCCTGCTGCAAGTCCCTATCAGGCAAGCCGCTTTCCTTATTATCCACCCCACAGCAGAGGTCAGGGAAATGGCCACGCTCTATTTTCATATCTGCATTTGGGGAGCTCCGGCCATGCTGGGACTATACGGGCTCTCCGGATGGTTTATCGGTATGCAGAACTCGCGTATTCCCATGTACATAGCCATTACACAGAACATTGTGAATATCATAGCCAGCCTCAGCTTTGTCTGTTTTTTCAAGATGAAAGTGGAAGGTGTGGCTTTCGGAACGCTGATAGCCCAGTATGCAGGCTTCATCATGGGACTTGTACTGTGGATGAGCCGTTACGGGAAACTCAAAAAATATATCCTTTGGAAAGGCGTACTGCAAAAGGAGGCGATGATGCGCTTTTTCCAAGTGAACCGCGACATATTCTTACGGACATTGTGCCTGGTCACCGTTACGCTGTTCTTCACCTCGGCAGGCGCTTCACAAGGCGAAATTATCCTTGCGGTAAACACATTGCTGATGCAGCTCTTCACCCTGTTCTCCTATGTCATGGACGGCTTTGCTTATGCGGGAGAGGCACTGAGCGGACGATATATAGGTGCCCGTAACCGGAAAGCATTTACCAACACCACCCGGCACCTGTTCATCTGGGGCGGCTGGCTGGCAGCGTTTTTCACACTGGTCTACGCATTGGGCGGCAACGCCTTTTTGGGACTGCTGACCGACAACAAGGATGTGGTGTCCGCCGCCGGCACCTATTTCTATTGGGCGCTCGCCATTCCTGTTGCCGGAATAGCTGCCTTTATCTGGGACGGCATTTTCATCGGCGCTACGGCAACACGCGGCATGTTGGCATCCATGGCAATAGCGGCAATCTGTTTCTTTGTTGTATATTACGGACTCCGCCCGGTTTTAGGCAACCATGCTTTGTGGCTCGCTTTTCTTGTTTATCTCGCCATGCGGGGAGTTGTGCAGACCCTGCTCAGCCCCAAAATCATAAAGGAGAACTTCACTCAGCCATGA
- a CDS encoding tetratricopeptide repeat protein → MKTLTLLIFGFLLFPMSLSAQSVDVLLQKVSEALSAGKDDYAVSLFRQAAGAGTEQTEMYYWTNVEKNSAVAPRFVRELAAYYKDKRNYDKAYLFYKEWLQYNPEDVSGLVVCAEMQMMRGETKDALKLYEKVLTLDADNLQANIFLGNYYYLQAEQKKKTLEENYKKIVSPTRMQYAHYRNGLSDVFSNGYGKAKGYLQKVLQLFPSTEAGKTLDKIKKMELELK, encoded by the coding sequence ATGAAGACCTTAACTTTACTTATCTTTGGGTTCTTGTTGTTCCCGATGTCACTTTCGGCACAATCGGTGGATGTCTTGTTGCAGAAGGTGTCCGAAGCCCTGTCTGCAGGTAAGGATGACTATGCCGTCAGCCTGTTCCGTCAGGCGGCGGGAGCCGGAACGGAACAGACGGAGATGTATTATTGGACGAATGTTGAGAAGAACAGTGCGGTGGCTCCCCGTTTTGTGCGGGAACTGGCTGCTTATTACAAGGACAAGCGGAATTATGACAAAGCGTATCTTTTTTATAAGGAATGGTTGCAATACAATCCGGAAGATGTTTCAGGTCTTGTAGTCTGTGCGGAGATGCAGATGATGCGCGGAGAGACGAAAGATGCCCTGAAACTCTATGAGAAGGTGTTGACATTGGATGCGGATAATCTTCAGGCGAACATCTTTTTGGGCAACTATTACTATTTGCAGGCCGAACAAAAGAAGAAAACGCTGGAAGAGAATTATAAGAAAATCGTATCTCCCACCCGAATGCAATATGCCCATTACCGCAACGGATTGTCGGACGTGTTTTCCAACGGGTATGGCAAAGCCAAGGGCTATTTGCAGAAAGTTCTCCAACTTTTCCCGTCCACAGAGGCAGGGAAGACGCTGGACAAGATTAAAAAAATGGAACTGGAACTGAAATAA
- a CDS encoding zinc-dependent metalloproteinase lipoprotein, producing MKRQLLFLISTFCLILYSCDDSENDSLKVSQSSFNNISCDGTTLEVDVISSSDWTVSKTAKWCNVTPAKGSGNQKLTLEIEANLEETTRNATITITPSNGGISQAIKITQNGITASFNPETYHYKLPVIFHVLYHDKNDKNQYVEVGRLSEILKRVNELYRNAGANSANMNLEFVLATEDPKGKTLPEPGVERIEWNTAAIDINDFMFSNNRTYNYLIWEPNDYINIMVYKFTDADVMGVSHFPYSPTKNPLPGTETDSRFLTGDNLKYAYCVSINNSYIYEKSTTAIPNQNDMAITLAHELGHYLGLYHVFSESDEDDVDACADTDYCTDTYTYDRKAYETWVKALVEQNRPISFEDLARRHDCVQNIDFTSRNIMDYAYSYLNEFTAQQKARVRHILTYSPLIPGPKKGLTSTRATYDGPLDLPIRVME from the coding sequence ATGAAAAGACAATTATTATTTTTAATCTCCACATTCTGCCTCATCCTCTATAGTTGTGACGATTCTGAAAATGATTCTTTAAAAGTATCACAATCATCGTTCAACAATATCAGTTGTGACGGAACGACGTTGGAAGTAGATGTTATCAGTAGCTCGGATTGGACCGTATCCAAAACTGCAAAATGGTGCAATGTCACTCCGGCAAAAGGTTCGGGCAATCAAAAGCTCACATTAGAAATAGAGGCAAACTTAGAGGAAACCACGAGGAATGCAACAATCACAATAACTCCTTCGAACGGCGGCATAAGTCAGGCTATCAAAATTACCCAGAATGGTATTACCGCTTCTTTCAATCCCGAAACATATCATTATAAACTCCCGGTTATTTTCCATGTGCTCTATCACGACAAAAACGATAAGAACCAATATGTCGAGGTTGGGAGATTATCCGAAATTCTAAAGAGAGTGAACGAACTTTACCGGAATGCAGGAGCCAACAGTGCAAATATGAACCTGGAATTTGTACTTGCCACAGAAGACCCTAAGGGGAAAACATTGCCTGAACCGGGTGTGGAACGCATCGAATGGAATACTGCCGCCATTGATATCAATGATTTCATGTTCAGCAACAACCGAACTTACAACTACCTGATTTGGGAACCAAACGACTATATCAATATAATGGTATACAAATTTACGGATGCTGACGTAATGGGAGTGTCTCATTTTCCATATTCTCCTACAAAAAATCCTTTACCGGGTACCGAAACCGATTCTCGATTCCTGACTGGAGATAATCTCAAGTACGCTTATTGCGTATCCATCAACAATTCTTATATTTACGAGAAGTCCACTACCGCAATACCCAATCAGAACGACATGGCTATTACGTTAGCTCACGAACTGGGACATTATTTAGGTTTATACCACGTATTCTCCGAATCGGATGAGGATGATGTCGATGCTTGCGCGGATACAGATTATTGTACAGACACCTATACTTACGACCGAAAAGCCTACGAGACATGGGTAAAAGCACTGGTTGAACAAAACAGACCTATCTCTTTTGAAGATCTTGCCCGCCGCCATGACTGTGTACAGAATATAGACTTTACTTCACGAAATATCATGGATTACGCTTACAGTTATCTGAATGAGTTCACCGCCCAACAGAAAGCGAGAGTACGCCATATCCTTACTTACAGTCCACTTATACCGGGACCGAAGAAAGGGTTGACAAGCACACGTGCAACCTATGACGGCCCACTGGATTTACCTATCCGCGTGATGGAATAA
- a CDS encoding biotin--[acetyl-CoA-carboxylase] ligase, with translation MKPCPETFPYPLIVLDETDSTNRYISQLCNNPQKAVAELTTVSAEFQTAGKGQRGNSWEAEKEKNLLFSFVLYPTFLEARCQFILSQIISLSIKEELDRWSDEITIKWPNDIYWRDKKICGILIENDLSGHFIGRCISGVGININQKEFHSDAPNPVSLKQITGKEHNRHEILAHILKRVQIYYNGLQTEERNTYAAEISARYARALFRRRGFHLYEDANGKFSARLLRVEQDGRFVLEDENGKEREYLFKEVQYIL, from the coding sequence ATGAAGCCCTGCCCTGAAACATTTCCTTATCCGCTGATTGTGCTGGACGAAACAGACTCGACCAACCGGTATATCAGCCAACTATGCAACAACCCGCAAAAGGCTGTTGCCGAACTTACTACGGTTTCGGCCGAATTCCAGACAGCAGGTAAAGGCCAGCGCGGCAACAGCTGGGAAGCGGAAAAAGAAAAGAACCTGCTTTTCAGCTTTGTGCTCTACCCTACCTTTCTGGAGGCACGCTGCCAGTTCATTCTATCACAGATCATTTCTTTATCCATCAAAGAGGAGCTGGACAGGTGGTCGGACGAAATCACGATAAAGTGGCCCAACGATATTTATTGGAGGGACAAGAAGATATGCGGCATACTGATAGAGAATGACCTTTCCGGACATTTCATCGGACGCTGCATCTCAGGCGTCGGAATCAATATCAATCAGAAAGAATTCCACAGCGATGCTCCAAATCCTGTATCCCTGAAACAAATTACCGGAAAAGAGCATAACCGCCATGAAATACTGGCACACATACTGAAGCGGGTGCAAATCTACTACAACGGTCTGCAAACAGAAGAGCGCAACACCTATGCCGCCGAAATATCAGCCCGCTATGCCCGCGCCCTTTTCCGCCGCCGGGGATTCCATCTTTACGAAGATGCCAACGGCAAGTTTTCCGCCCGCCTGCTGCGCGTGGAACAAGACGGACGTTTTGTCCTGGAAGACGAGAACGGGAAAGAAAGGGAGTATTTATTTAAAGAGGTGCAATACATACTTTAA
- a CDS encoding MmcQ/YjbR family DNA-binding protein, whose translation MDIEAAREYCLSKKATTEDTPFGEDVLVIRVMGKMFLCINLNTPDRITMKCDPEYALELRERYNAIEGAWHFNKKYWNQVFLDGDADDRLIKHLMDHSYEEVIKKFTKKMRNEYEALP comes from the coding sequence ATGGATATAGAAGCAGCCCGCGAATATTGCCTCAGCAAAAAAGCAACAACCGAAGACACTCCTTTCGGTGAGGATGTTCTCGTCATCCGGGTAATGGGAAAGATGTTCTTATGCATCAACCTCAACACCCCGGACCGCATCACCATGAAATGCGACCCCGAATATGCACTGGAACTGCGTGAACGTTACAATGCCATTGAAGGAGCCTGGCATTTCAACAAGAAGTATTGGAATCAGGTATTCCTTGACGGAGACGCAGATGACAGACTGATAAAGCACCTGATGGACCATTCTTATGAAGAAGTAATAAAGAAATTCACCAAAAAAATGCGCAATGAATATGAAGCCCTGCCCTGA
- a CDS encoding YraN family protein: protein MATHNALGKAGEDAAAAYLERNGYAIRHRNWRKNHLELDIVATKDNEVVIVEVKTRSNTQYIEPQDAVDRQKIRRTVIAADAYMKHFCIDAPVRFDIITVVGGTGTFKIGHIKEAFYPPVF from the coding sequence ATGGCAACACACAATGCGCTGGGCAAAGCAGGAGAAGATGCGGCAGCAGCCTATCTGGAACGCAACGGATATGCGATACGACACCGGAACTGGCGGAAAAACCATCTGGAACTGGACATCGTTGCCACTAAAGACAACGAAGTGGTCATCGTAGAAGTAAAGACCCGGAGCAATACGCAGTACATCGAGCCCCAAGACGCCGTCGACCGGCAGAAAATACGCCGGACCGTCATAGCCGCCGATGCCTACATGAAGCATTTCTGTATTGATGCCCCCGTACGTTTCGACATCATTACAGTAGTGGGTGGCACAGGCACCTTCAAGATAGGTCATATCAAAGAAGCCTTTTACCCACCTGTTTTTTAA
- a CDS encoding nucleoside deaminase, producing the protein MDDNYYMKQALLEAQKAGDRGEVPVGAVVVCKDRVIARAHNLTETLTDVTAHAEMQAITAAASTLGGKYLNECTLYVTVEPCVMCAGAIAWAQTGRLVFGAEDEKRGYQRYAPHALHPKTVVVKGVLGDECAALMKNFFAGKRR; encoded by the coding sequence GTGGACGATAATTATTATATGAAGCAGGCGCTTCTTGAGGCTCAAAAGGCGGGAGACCGCGGTGAAGTACCCGTAGGGGCGGTGGTTGTTTGTAAGGACCGCGTTATTGCCCGCGCCCATAACTTGACGGAAACTCTGACTGATGTCACTGCCCATGCTGAAATGCAGGCCATTACTGCCGCTGCCTCTACTCTTGGCGGCAAGTATTTGAACGAGTGTACCCTTTATGTCACCGTAGAACCTTGTGTGATGTGTGCCGGTGCCATTGCCTGGGCGCAAACGGGGCGTCTGGTGTTTGGCGCGGAAGATGAAAAACGGGGATACCAACGTTATGCGCCGCACGCTCTGCATCCTAAAACCGTAGTCGTAAAAGGCGTGCTGGGAGATGAGTGCGCTGCATTAATGAAAAATTTCTTTGCCGGCAAACGCCGTTAA
- a CDS encoding DUF4834 family protein has protein sequence MFHFLGFLFIILIAILFIGLSIIGTVIRSVFGLGGRRSSNTYRNENGNYQSGKGYSFNDKQQSASSHEEAAHKEKTSPHSNPRKKLFSQDEGEYVEFEEIKD, from the coding sequence ATGTTTCATTTTTTAGGTTTCTTATTTATCATCCTCATAGCTATCCTGTTCATCGGGCTTAGCATCATAGGTACTGTCATCCGGAGTGTCTTCGGACTGGGCGGACGCCGTTCATCAAACACATACCGTAATGAAAACGGGAACTATCAATCTGGAAAGGGATATTCGTTCAATGACAAGCAGCAATCCGCCTCCTCCCATGAAGAGGCTGCACACAAAGAAAAGACCTCCCCACACTCCAACCCACGCAAAAAGCTCTTCTCGCAAGATGAAGGAGAATACGTGGAATTTGAAGAAATCAAAGATTAA